In one Verrucomicrobiota bacterium genomic region, the following are encoded:
- the glgA gene encoding glycogen synthase: MKALYLTNEFPPNIYGGAGVHVDYLTREMAKLCQVEVRCFGEQQETGLGFQVQGFLARKKGWTAPAALQSVFGALDQCLQFNTKAVDADVVHLHTWYTHFGGILAKLNYGIPMVLTTHSLEPLRPWKREQLGGGYDCSRWVEKTAIEMADAVVAVSEGTKKDVLEHFEVDPEKIHVIYNGIDPQEYQPIQAPEIIQGFGIDPEHPYILFVGRITRQKGIIHLVRAIRDLTPGYQVVLCAGAPDTPEIAEEMKQAVAAVQAERDGVFWLQKMVDNRTKIALYSHAAVFCCPSIYEPFGIINLEAMACGTAVVASAVGGIKEVVLDGITGFLVPVEQEKESPFEALHPEQFSKDLAEKINACLSDETLRARMAEAGRHRAIEVFSWQAIAQKTFALYQSLQGK, encoded by the coding sequence ATGAAAGCCCTCTACCTGACCAACGAATTTCCGCCGAACATCTATGGGGGCGCAGGGGTGCATGTAGACTACCTGACGCGCGAAATGGCCAAGCTGTGCCAGGTGGAGGTGCGCTGCTTTGGCGAGCAGCAGGAAACGGGGCTCGGATTTCAGGTGCAAGGGTTCCTAGCACGCAAGAAAGGTTGGACGGCGCCAGCGGCCTTGCAATCAGTCTTTGGCGCGCTCGATCAGTGTCTTCAGTTCAACACAAAGGCCGTGGATGCGGATGTCGTGCACCTCCACACCTGGTATACTCATTTTGGAGGCATCCTGGCCAAGCTCAACTACGGCATCCCGATGGTATTGACGACTCATTCGTTGGAGCCGTTGCGCCCCTGGAAGCGAGAGCAACTCGGCGGGGGCTATGATTGCAGCCGTTGGGTGGAAAAGACGGCCATTGAAATGGCGGACGCGGTCGTGGCGGTTTCTGAAGGCACCAAAAAAGATGTTTTGGAACACTTCGAAGTCGATCCCGAGAAGATCCACGTGATCTACAACGGGATCGACCCCCAAGAATACCAACCAATCCAAGCGCCCGAAATCATCCAAGGTTTTGGCATCGATCCCGAGCACCCCTACATCCTCTTTGTGGGGCGCATCACCCGCCAAAAAGGCATCATCCACCTCGTGCGAGCGATCCGAGACCTGACCCCTGGGTATCAAGTGGTCCTCTGTGCTGGGGCCCCGGACACCCCGGAAATCGCCGAAGAAATGAAGCAAGCTGTGGCCGCGGTCCAAGCGGAGCGGGACGGGGTCTTTTGGTTGCAGAAAATGGTAGACAATCGAACTAAAATTGCCCTCTACTCCCACGCAGCGGTCTTCTGTTGTCCCTCTATCTACGAGCCTTTTGGAATCATCAACTTGGAAGCCATGGCCTGTGGCACCGCGGTCGTGGCGAGCGCGGTTGGGGGGATCAAGGAAGTCGTCTTGGATGGGATCACAGGATTTCTCGTGCCGGTGGAACAGGAGAAAGAGAGTCCCTTTGAGGCGCTTCACCCCGAACAGTTCTCGAAAGACTTGGCCGAAAAAATCAATGCCTGCTTGAGCGATGAGACACTGCGCGCCCGCATGGCCGAAGCAGGGCGCCACCGCGCCATCGAGGTTTTCAGTTGGCAGGCCATCGCCCAGAAGACGTTTGCGCTCTACCAATCCCTGCAAGGAAAATAA
- a CDS encoding M48 family metallopeptidase: protein MHRIVSLFFPLAALATLLACTTVQDTGRKQLILTPASQENKMGVSQFNNYKKSKRVSSNASYNGRLRSVARRLEPIFQRRMPGSQWEFVVFEDQTPNAFALPGGKVGIHTGMFQLVQNDAQLAAVIGHEVGHVVARHGGERMTSQLLGAAATILTGVAMRDAAATQRNTTVAAVGAASTLGVLRFSRSQELEADQLGALYMAQAGYDPRQSIELWKRMAAYRQRAGGGKKVPAYFSTHPSDEQRIQRLRAFMPEAMAQWRG, encoded by the coding sequence ATGCATCGAATCGTTTCGCTCTTTTTCCCTCTGGCGGCCCTAGCCACACTTCTGGCCTGCACGACTGTCCAAGATACGGGTCGCAAGCAGCTCATCTTGACCCCCGCCTCCCAGGAAAATAAGATGGGAGTGAGCCAGTTCAATAACTACAAGAAGAGCAAACGAGTCTCCAGCAATGCCAGCTACAATGGCCGACTGCGCTCGGTCGCTCGTCGCTTGGAGCCCATTTTTCAAAGGCGGATGCCCGGCTCCCAGTGGGAGTTTGTGGTCTTCGAAGACCAGACGCCCAATGCCTTCGCCTTGCCCGGCGGGAAGGTCGGAATTCATACGGGCATGTTTCAGCTAGTCCAAAACGATGCCCAGTTGGCGGCCGTCATTGGCCATGAGGTCGGCCACGTCGTGGCCCGCCACGGAGGCGAGCGCATGACAAGCCAACTCCTCGGGGCCGCCGCCACCATTCTGACGGGCGTGGCCATGCGAGACGCGGCCGCGACCCAGCGCAACACCACCGTGGCGGCCGTCGGGGCGGCCTCCACCTTGGGCGTTCTCAGGTTTAGTCGTAGTCAAGAACTGGAAGCGGACCAGCTGGGCGCCCTCTACATGGCCCAAGCTGGCTATGATCCTCGCCAATCGATCGAGCTGTGGAAGCGCATGGCCGCCTACCGCCAGCGCGCGGGAGGAGGGAAGAAGGTTCCCGCTTACTTTAGCACCCACCCTTCGGACGAGCAGCGCATCCAGCGTTTGCGAGCCTTCATGCCGGAGGCCATGGCCCAATGGCGAGGGTGA